Proteins encoded within one genomic window of Flavobacterium oreochromis:
- a CDS encoding c-type cytochrome: MKKLLLLSLIGLFFSCKKESQETFGKSDTMAQTTIQKPADLGKEIFEGKGVCYTCHKPDIKTVGPSLKEIAKLYKEKNGNIVDFLQEKSEPIVDPSQYTTMKANFAITKNMPQEELKALEAYILSF, encoded by the coding sequence ATGAAAAAGCTTTTATTATTATCACTTATTGGACTCTTCTTTTCTTGTAAAAAAGAGAGTCAGGAGACTTTTGGCAAATCTGACACTATGGCCCAAACAACTATTCAAAAACCTGCTGATTTAGGGAAAGAGATCTTTGAAGGCAAAGGTGTTTGTTATACATGTCATAAACCAGATATAAAAACAGTAGGCCCCTCTTTAAAAGAAATTGCTAAATTATACAAAGAAAAAAACGGTAATATAGTTGATTTTCTTCAAGAAAAAAGCGAACCTATCGTTGATCCGAGTCAATATACTACTATGAAGGCTAACTTTGCTATCACAAAAAATATGCCTCAAGAAGAACTAAAAGCATTAGAAGCTTATATACTAAGTTTTTAA
- a CDS encoding methylated-DNA--[protein]-cysteine S-methyltransferase, whose product MKTAFIHSPLGITKIEGDENGIATISVLSEGILSEEIPEELQEAVSQLKEYFDGNRNFFSFKLNPKGTEFQKKVWQELVKIPFGKTISYLDLAKKLGDVKAIRAVASANGKNPLWIVVPCHRVIGTDGSLTGYAGGLWRKKWLLDHESNSKQQILF is encoded by the coding sequence ATGAAAACAGCCTTTATTCATTCACCACTAGGTATTACCAAAATAGAAGGTGATGAAAATGGTATTGCTACAATTTCAGTATTGTCAGAAGGAATTTTATCAGAAGAAATTCCAGAAGAGCTTCAAGAAGCAGTTAGCCAATTAAAAGAATATTTTGATGGTAATAGAAATTTTTTTTCTTTTAAATTAAACCCTAAAGGAACAGAATTTCAAAAAAAAGTCTGGCAAGAACTAGTTAAAATTCCATTTGGAAAAACGATTTCATACCTTGATTTAGCTAAAAAACTTGGAGATGTAAAAGCTATTCGCGCAGTTGCTTCCGCTAATGGTAAAAATCCGCTTTGGATTGTTGTCCCTTGCCATCGCGTAATTGGTACTGATGGATCACTTACTGGATATGCTGGAGGTTTATGGCGTAAAAAATGGCTATTAGATCACGAAAGTAATTCTAAACAGCAAATCTTATTTTAA
- a CDS encoding 3'-5' exonuclease, translating to MIEKLQLENILFLDIETVPEYETFSSLDPTRQELYGLKTQYQRKDEFTAEDFYNRAGIWAEFGKIICISVGYFTFKKDIRQFRVTSFWGDEITILNGFSNLLNTHYNHTQHLLCGHNAKEFDFPYIARRMIINNIPIPKKLNLFGKKPWEVPHLDTLELWKFGDYKHYTSLKLLTTVLGIPSPKGDIDGSDVARVYYVEKDIDRIINYCEKDVIAVAQIILRLRGEDLLIDDEIFIV from the coding sequence ATGATAGAAAAACTTCAGCTCGAAAACATCTTATTTTTAGATATAGAAACGGTACCCGAATACGAAACGTTTTCTTCTTTAGATCCCACACGTCAAGAACTATATGGGCTCAAAACGCAATATCAACGTAAAGATGAATTTACAGCTGAAGATTTTTATAATCGAGCAGGTATTTGGGCTGAATTTGGCAAAATTATATGTATTTCTGTTGGATATTTTACTTTTAAAAAAGATATTCGTCAATTTAGAGTAACTAGTTTTTGGGGTGATGAAATAACAATTTTAAATGGTTTTTCAAATTTATTAAATACTCATTATAACCATACGCAACATTTACTATGTGGTCATAATGCTAAGGAATTTGACTTTCCTTATATAGCTAGAAGAATGATTATTAATAATATTCCAATTCCCAAAAAATTAAATCTTTTTGGCAAAAAACCTTGGGAAGTACCCCATTTGGACACATTAGAATTATGGAAATTTGGAGATTACAAACATTATACATCCCTAAAATTACTAACAACTGTTTTAGGAATTCCTTCTCCCAAAGGAGATATAGATGGTAGTGATGTTGCAAGAGTATATTATGTAGAAAAAGACATCGACAGAATTATAAACTATTGTGAAAAAGATGTAATAGCAGTTGCTCAAATTATTCTCCGATTAAGAGGAGAAGATTTACTAATAGATGATGAAATTTTTATTGTATAA
- a CDS encoding FeoA family protein, giving the protein MKVNLSQLTQGQKAKIEDFDIDSVPLKLLEMGCLPGNEVQLLQVAPLGDPLYLLVNDSHLAIRKETADAIQVTLFDID; this is encoded by the coding sequence GTGAAAGTCAACCTATCCCAGCTAACTCAAGGTCAAAAAGCCAAAATTGAGGATTTTGATATTGATAGCGTTCCATTAAAATTATTAGAAATGGGATGTCTTCCAGGTAATGAGGTACAATTATTACAGGTAGCCCCTTTAGGAGACCCCTTGTATTTACTAGTTAATGACTCACATTTAGCTATCCGAAAAGAAACAGCAGATGCTATTCAAGTAACCCTTTTTGATATTGATTAA
- the feoB gene encoding ferrous iron transport protein B produces the protein MKVGNINIALIGNPNVGKTSVFNQLTGLNQQVGNYPGITVEKKVGICKLASNLKATILDLPGTYSLNASSLDENVVIELLLNKNDKDYPDVAIVVTDVENLKRNLLLFTQIKDLEIPTILVINMADRMSYKGISLDIPYLEKTLKTKIALVSSRKGEGIDTLKDLIVNYKNLPTEPCLNASEIDLEYFNDLRKAFPNQLLYKLWLVITQDVNFVNLDRKELPDPSFTKSKDQLKRLQHKETIKRYQFINQTLKTGQKIDINQAKDLRSRLDRVLMHKVWGYLIFFFILMLIFQSIFDWASIPMDFIDNSFTSLASWVASKMPAGVLTDLITQGIIPGIGGIIIFIPQIAFLFMFISILEESGYMSRVVFIMDKLMRRFGLSGKSVVPLISGTACAIPAIMATRNIENWKERLISILVTPFTTCSARLPVYAIIISIIVPNQRILYIFNMQGFALMAMYLVGFFMALISAWILHKSLDIRSNSYFVIEMPNYKLPMFKNVAINVIEKTKSFVLGAGKIILALSIILWFLASYGPGENFKNADKIVAEHSKTTKDLEGEIASYKLENSYIGKIGKGIEPIIKPLGYDWKIGIAIVSSFAAREVFVGTLATIYSIEDSEDQEATVKNRLAEEINPNTGQKLFNTATGVSLLLFYAFAMQCISTLAITKKETNGWKWPVIQLFFMSGFAYLVAFIAYQVLK, from the coding sequence ATGAAAGTTGGTAATATTAACATTGCTCTAATTGGTAATCCTAATGTAGGAAAAACTTCCGTTTTTAATCAATTAACAGGATTAAATCAACAAGTTGGGAATTATCCAGGAATTACAGTCGAAAAAAAAGTAGGAATATGTAAACTGGCTTCTAATCTAAAAGCTACTATCCTTGATTTACCTGGAACTTATAGTTTAAATGCAAGTTCACTAGATGAAAATGTAGTAATCGAACTACTTTTAAACAAAAATGATAAAGATTATCCAGATGTAGCAATAGTTGTAACAGATGTTGAAAACTTAAAAAGAAATCTTTTACTTTTCACCCAAATTAAAGATTTAGAAATCCCTACTATTTTAGTTATTAACATGGCTGATAGGATGTCTTATAAAGGAATTTCTTTGGATATACCCTATTTAGAAAAAACACTAAAAACAAAAATTGCTTTAGTAAGTTCTCGCAAAGGAGAAGGAATAGATACTCTAAAAGATTTAATTGTAAATTATAAAAACTTACCTACTGAACCTTGTTTAAATGCTTCAGAAATTGATCTAGAATATTTTAATGATTTACGAAAAGCTTTCCCAAACCAGTTATTGTACAAATTATGGTTAGTAATAACACAAGATGTAAATTTTGTAAATTTAGATCGTAAAGAATTACCAGATCCTTCTTTCACTAAATCTAAAGATCAATTAAAACGTCTTCAACATAAAGAAACTATTAAACGCTATCAATTTATTAATCAAACTCTTAAAACAGGACAAAAGATTGATATTAATCAAGCTAAAGACTTACGAAGTCGTTTAGATCGAGTATTAATGCACAAAGTTTGGGGCTACCTTATTTTCTTTTTTATTTTAATGCTTATTTTTCAATCTATTTTTGATTGGGCAAGCATTCCAATGGATTTTATTGATAATAGTTTTACTTCTTTAGCTAGTTGGGTAGCTTCTAAAATGCCTGCTGGTGTTTTAACAGATTTAATTACGCAAGGTATTATTCCAGGAATAGGCGGTATCATCATTTTTATTCCCCAAATAGCCTTTCTATTCATGTTTATCTCCATTTTAGAAGAAAGTGGTTATATGAGTCGTGTAGTTTTTATTATGGATAAATTAATGCGTAGATTTGGACTTTCTGGAAAAAGTGTAGTACCCCTTATATCGGGTACTGCATGTGCTATTCCTGCTATTATGGCTACTCGAAATATTGAAAACTGGAAAGAACGATTAATTTCAATACTAGTAACACCATTCACAACCTGTTCAGCTCGTTTACCCGTTTACGCTATTATTATTTCTATAATTGTTCCTAATCAGCGTATTTTATATATTTTTAATATGCAAGGATTTGCATTAATGGCCATGTATTTAGTTGGCTTTTTTATGGCATTAATTTCAGCTTGGATTTTACATAAGTCTTTAGATATCCGTTCTAATTCTTATTTTGTAATTGAAATGCCTAATTATAAATTGCCTATGTTTAAAAATGTAGCAATTAATGTCATTGAAAAAACAAAATCTTTTGTTCTAGGAGCAGGTAAAATTATTTTAGCATTATCTATTATTCTATGGTTTTTAGCTTCATATGGACCTGGAGAAAACTTTAAGAATGCTGATAAGATTGTAGCAGAACATTCTAAAACTACAAAAGACCTAGAAGGCGAAATTGCTTCCTATAAACTTGAAAATTCATATATAGGAAAAATTGGTAAAGGGATAGAACCTATCATTAAACCTTTAGGTTATGATTGGAAAATAGGAATTGCTATTGTTTCTTCATTTGCGGCGCGAGAAGTATTTGTAGGAACCCTAGCTACTATTTATAGTATAGAAGATTCCGAAGATCAAGAAGCAACCGTTAAGAACCGCTTAGCAGAAGAAATAAACCCTAATACAGGTCAAAAATTATTTAATACTGCAACAGGCGTTTCATTACTCCTATTTTATGCTTTTGCTATGCAATGTATAAGCACCTTGGCAATTACAAAAAAGGAAACAAATGGTTGGAAATGGCCGGTAATACAATTATTTTTTATGTCGGGTTTTGCCTACTTAGTAGCTTTCATCGCCTATCAAGTTTTGAAATAA
- a CDS encoding metal-dependent transcriptional regulator encodes MTHSEENYLKVIYHLNSASHKGVNTNAIALMMETKASSVTDMLKKLAEKELVDYQKYQGVTLTDKGLYTAKMIIRKHRLWEVFLVNKLGFAWDEVHELAEELEHIKSEKLTDKLDEFLDFPAFDPHGDPIPDEKGEIKWIHKLLLSEAELKTEYLFVGVKNSSAEFLQYLDKQNISLGSTISIINKEEFDASLYIKINDQNLMISNKIAENLFIKQK; translated from the coding sequence ATGACTCATTCTGAAGAGAATTATCTTAAAGTTATCTATCATTTAAATAGTGCTTCACATAAGGGAGTTAATACGAATGCGATCGCTTTAATGATGGAAACAAAAGCATCATCTGTAACTGATATGCTGAAAAAATTAGCTGAAAAAGAATTAGTAGATTATCAAAAATATCAAGGGGTTACTTTAACAGATAAAGGATTATATACCGCTAAGATGATTATTAGAAAACATCGTCTTTGGGAAGTTTTCTTAGTAAATAAATTAGGTTTTGCTTGGGACGAAGTTCATGAGTTAGCAGAAGAATTAGAACATATAAAATCCGAAAAATTAACAGATAAGTTAGATGAATTTTTAGATTTTCCTGCTTTTGATCCTCATGGGGATCCTATACCTGATGAAAAGGGAGAAATCAAGTGGATTCATAAACTACTTCTTAGTGAAGCGGAGTTGAAAACAGAATATCTTTTTGTAGGGGTTAAAAATTCGTCTGCTGAATTTTTGCAATATTTAGATAAACAAAACATATCATTAGGTTCTACTATTAGTATTATAAATAAAGAAGAATTTGATGCTTCTCTTTATATTAAAATAAATGATCAAAACTTGATGATTTCTAATAAAATAGCAGAAAATTTATTCATCAAACAAAAATAA
- a CDS encoding TonB-dependent receptor plug domain-containing protein, with the protein MNRLESAVPVEVFKPSFFKKNPVSNIFEGLQNINGIRPQLNCNICNTGDIHINGLEGPYTLVLIDGMPIVSGLSTVYGLSGIPNSLVNQIEIIKGPASSLYGSEAVGGLINIITKNPKNVPTLSIDGFTTSWGEANLDLGFRLNYKNISILTGTNYFNFSNPIDNNKDFFTDLTLQDRVSIFQKWNFQRKSKKHLSFAGRFFYEDRWGGEMQWNKSFRGTNNIYGESIYTKRYEILGIYEFPVIQNMKINFSYTHHNQNAAYGTRYYLAKQNIGFTQFTWNKNITKHDLLLGLAARYQFYDDNTPATVIEEKNWISSTFIQDEIKFSDHHNILLGIRYDYNKNHGNIFTPRFAYKWKPNNTSVIRLNTGTGFRVVNLFTEEHSALTGARKVIIENNLKPEQSYNVNINTLRKWHLNNGCFISWENSFWYTYFTNTILPDYETDTQSIIYKNIEGFAESKGVSSNLDIILGNGLKVSLGATYMDVSKTENGIKKQQLLTERLSGTWSISYNIPKWYFTIDYTGNLYGPMKLPLLNNLDPRKPYSPIYSIQNIQFTINKLKNIEIYLGLKNLLNWTPNKGNPFIIARSDDPFNKSVEYDTNGNPTTNPKNPYALTFDPTYVYAPNQGIRSFIGIRYSIN; encoded by the coding sequence ATTAATCGATTAGAAAGTGCAGTACCTGTAGAAGTATTTAAACCTTCTTTTTTTAAGAAAAACCCCGTTTCTAATATTTTTGAAGGGTTACAAAACATTAATGGAATTCGTCCTCAACTTAACTGCAATATTTGCAACACAGGCGATATTCATATCAATGGACTAGAAGGTCCTTATACATTAGTACTTATAGATGGAATGCCTATTGTAAGTGGACTTTCTACAGTATATGGCCTTTCCGGAATACCTAATTCATTAGTTAATCAAATAGAGATTATTAAAGGTCCTGCTTCCTCATTATATGGTAGCGAAGCTGTAGGAGGATTAATTAATATCATTACAAAAAATCCAAAAAATGTTCCAACACTATCAATCGATGGGTTCACAACTAGTTGGGGTGAAGCTAATTTAGATCTTGGTTTTCGACTAAACTATAAAAACATTTCAATACTAACGGGAACCAATTATTTTAACTTTTCTAATCCTATTGACAATAACAAAGATTTTTTCACAGATCTTACACTACAAGATCGAGTTTCGATTTTTCAAAAATGGAATTTTCAAAGAAAATCAAAAAAACATCTTTCTTTTGCAGGACGTTTTTTTTACGAAGATCGATGGGGTGGTGAAATGCAATGGAACAAATCTTTCAGAGGAACTAATAATATTTATGGGGAAAGCATTTATACTAAACGATATGAAATTTTAGGAATATATGAATTTCCTGTAATTCAAAACATGAAAATAAACTTTTCATACACCCATCATAATCAAAATGCAGCTTATGGAACAAGATATTATTTAGCAAAACAAAATATTGGATTTACGCAATTTACTTGGAATAAAAATATTACAAAACATGATCTACTTTTAGGCCTTGCTGCACGCTATCAATTTTATGATGATAATACACCTGCCACCGTTATAGAAGAGAAAAATTGGATTTCAAGTACTTTTATACAAGATGAAATAAAATTTAGCGATCATCATAATATACTATTAGGCATACGTTACGATTACAACAAAAACCATGGAAATATCTTTACCCCTCGTTTTGCTTACAAATGGAAACCCAACAACACTAGTGTAATACGACTAAATACGGGAACGGGATTTAGAGTGGTTAATCTATTCACAGAAGAACATTCTGCTTTAACTGGAGCCAGAAAAGTTATAATAGAAAACAACTTAAAACCAGAACAGTCATATAATGTAAACATAAATACTCTTCGAAAATGGCATTTAAACAATGGTTGTTTTATCAGTTGGGAAAATTCGTTTTGGTACACTTATTTCACTAACACGATTTTACCAGATTACGAAACAGATACACAATCTATTATTTACAAAAACATAGAAGGCTTTGCAGAATCAAAGGGGGTAAGCTCTAATCTTGATATAATTTTAGGAAATGGATTAAAAGTCAGTCTAGGAGCTACCTATATGGATGTATCAAAAACAGAAAATGGGATAAAAAAACAACAATTATTAACTGAACGTTTATCAGGAACATGGTCAATATCTTACAATATCCCTAAATGGTACTTCACTATTGATTATACAGGAAATTTATATGGTCCAATGAAATTACCATTACTCAACAATTTAGATCCAAGAAAACCATATTCACCCATATACAGCATTCAGAATATACAATTTACTATAAATAAATTAAAAAATATAGAAATTTATTTAGGCCTCAAAAATCTTTTAAATTGGACTCCTAATAAAGGTAATCCTTTTATCATTGCTCGTTCAGATGATCCTTTTAATAAAAGTGTTGAATATGATACAAATGGAAATCCAACAACAAACCCTAAAAATCCCTATGCACTTACTTTTGATCCTACTTACGTCTATGCTCCTAACCAAGGCATTAGAAGTTTTATTGGAATTAGGTATTCTATAAATTAA
- a CDS encoding dipeptidase, with translation MENIKEYVQNNKERFINELIDLLKIPSVSADSAYAQDVIDTANAVKVGLENAGCDFVELCETPGYPIVYGEKIINKDLPTVLVYGHYDVQPADPVELWDSPPFEPVIKKTDLHPEGAIFARGACDDKGQMYMHVKAFEYMIQNNCLPCNVKFMIEGEEEVGSKSLSWFVERNQNKLANDVILISDTGMISNEQPSITTGLRGLSYVEVEVTGPNRDLHSGLYGGAVANPINILTKMIASLHDENNHITIPGFYAKVEELSSEERAQMAKRPFSQAAYNKALDIEEEYGETGYTTNERNSIRPTLDVNGIWGGYIGEGAKTVIASKAYAKISMRLVPNQDWEEITKLFQDHFESIAPKSVKVKVTPHHGGQGYVTPIDSIGYQAAAKAYSDSFGVEPIPVRSGGSIPIVALFEKELKSKTIMMGFGLDSDAIHSPNEHYGIFNYLKGIETIPLFYKYFAELNK, from the coding sequence ATGGAAAATATTAAAGAATACGTTCAGAATAATAAGGAACGTTTTATTAACGAACTAATAGACTTGTTAAAAATTCCTTCAGTAAGTGCTGATAGTGCATATGCACAAGATGTGATTGATACTGCTAATGCTGTAAAGGTAGGTTTAGAAAATGCGGGGTGCGATTTTGTTGAACTTTGTGAAACGCCTGGTTATCCAATAGTATATGGTGAAAAAATCATAAATAAAGATTTGCCAACTGTTTTAGTGTACGGACATTATGATGTGCAACCTGCTGATCCAGTTGAATTATGGGACTCACCTCCATTTGAGCCTGTTATAAAAAAAACAGATTTACATCCTGAAGGTGCTATTTTTGCTCGTGGTGCTTGTGATGATAAAGGGCAAATGTATATGCATGTTAAAGCTTTTGAATATATGATTCAAAATAATTGTTTGCCATGCAATGTGAAATTTATGATAGAAGGAGAAGAGGAAGTAGGCTCTAAAAGTTTAAGTTGGTTTGTAGAGAGAAACCAAAATAAATTAGCTAATGATGTTATTTTAATTTCAGATACGGGTATGATTTCTAATGAGCAACCATCTATCACTACTGGATTAAGAGGTTTGAGCTATGTAGAAGTAGAAGTTACAGGGCCTAATAGAGATTTGCATTCAGGATTATATGGAGGGGCTGTTGCTAATCCTATTAATATTTTGACTAAAATGATAGCGTCTTTACATGATGAAAATAATCATATTACAATACCTGGTTTTTATGCTAAAGTTGAGGAACTTTCTAGTGAAGAAAGAGCTCAAATGGCGAAACGTCCTTTTAGTCAAGCTGCTTACAATAAAGCATTAGATATTGAAGAAGAGTATGGCGAAACAGGTTATACAACTAATGAAAGAAATTCTATTCGTCCTACACTTGATGTAAACGGTATTTGGGGTGGTTATATAGGTGAAGGAGCCAAAACGGTTATCGCAAGTAAGGCATATGCAAAAATATCTATGCGTTTAGTACCTAATCAAGATTGGGAAGAAATTACCAAGTTATTTCAAGATCATTTTGAAAGTATTGCTCCAAAATCTGTAAAAGTAAAAGTAACACCTCATCATGGAGGACAAGGTTATGTAACACCTATAGATAGTATAGGGTATCAAGCAGCTGCTAAAGCATATAGTGATTCGTTTGGTGTAGAGCCTATCCCTGTTCGATCAGGAGGAAGTATTCCTATTGTGGCTTTGTTTGAAAAAGAATTGAAGTCAAAAACAATTATGATGGGATTTGGATTAGATAGTGATGCTATTCATTCACCTAATGAACATTATGGGATCTTTAATTATTTAAAAGGTATTGAAACAATTCCTTTGTTTTATAAATATTTTGCGGAATTGAATAAGTAA
- a CDS encoding helix-turn-helix domain-containing protein, whose translation MKETEQIEYLKKLGERIIIRRKELNISQEILSFDANIPRTQIGRIERGEINTTIGSLLKICHALKTDIKNILP comes from the coding sequence GTGAAAGAGACAGAACAAATAGAGTATTTAAAAAAGCTAGGTGAACGTATTATAATACGACGCAAAGAATTAAATATATCTCAAGAAATACTTTCATTTGATGCCAATATCCCCAGAACTCAAATCGGCAGAATAGAACGAGGTGAAATAAACACAACAATAGGAAGTTTATTAAAAATCTGTCACGCTTTAAAAACGGACATAAAAAACATTTTACCCTAA
- a CDS encoding serine protease produces the protein MIKRILILLSLSLFFISCNKKIEPDSPEKNFEKYKNSVVLIASQFYYEIDTDKLGIVYYSPSSKDKIYFTKEEILNNLSFSTGTGFVVSKNGEIITNNHVVNNKDEEYKVELNRVSYVLKSSLAEQVNLYNDSISKIKSYYIENSSNLYETDKQTIVEEFDRLNSKKK, from the coding sequence ATGATTAAAAGAATTTTAATATTGCTTAGTCTGAGTTTATTTTTTATTTCTTGTAATAAGAAAATTGAACCTGATTCTCCAGAGAAAAACTTCGAAAAATATAAGAACAGTGTGGTTCTTATTGCTAGCCAATTTTATTATGAGATAGATACAGATAAGTTAGGAATTGTATATTATTCACCAAGTTCAAAGGATAAAATATATTTCACAAAAGAAGAAATTTTAAATAATTTATCTTTTTCTACTGGTACTGGATTTGTAGTGTCAAAAAACGGTGAAATTATAACCAACAATCACGTTGTAAATAATAAGGATGAAGAGTATAAAGTTGAACTTAACAGGGTTTCATATGTCCTAAAGAGTTCTTTAGCTGAACAAGTTAATCTGTATAACGATTCTATATCTAAAATTAAAAGTTACTATATTGAAAATTCAAGTAATCTTTATGAAACTGATAAACAAACCATTGTTGAAGAATTTGATAGGCTAAACAGCAAAAAAAAATGA
- a CDS encoding S1 family peptidase has protein sequence MHNKLSDFDVQSTTSRLVIVSLGIAYNDTHITELDDLQECVVVKTSENPDIDLALIQTKSKKFDKQLNSIFNFKDNNPNIGDEVKERDIKKPIKINEDVFMIGFNRGFNLANTKQGIKAQFTSGKISQESDGVRILYTIPTLEGSSGSPIIDKWGNLVAVNFAKISNTQGFSFGVPVYELKKFYEE, from the coding sequence TTGCATAATAAATTAAGTGATTTTGATGTTCAAAGTACAACATCAAGGTTAGTAATTGTAAGTTTAGGAATTGCATATAATGATACACACATAACAGAACTTGATGATTTACAAGAATGTGTTGTTGTAAAAACTTCTGAAAACCCTGATATTGATTTGGCTTTAATTCAAACTAAAAGCAAGAAATTTGATAAACAACTAAATAGTATCTTTAATTTTAAGGATAATAATCCAAATATAGGTGATGAAGTTAAAGAAAGGGATATAAAAAAACCTATTAAAATAAATGAAGATGTTTTTATGATTGGATTTAATAGGGGCTTTAATCTTGCTAATACAAAACAAGGAATTAAAGCACAATTTACAAGTGGTAAAATAAGTCAAGAATCTGATGGGGTTAGAATATTGTACACAATCCCAACTTTAGAGGGTTCAAGTGGCAGTCCTATAATTGATAAGTGGGGTAATTTAGTAGCTGTAAATTTTGCAAAAATATCAAATACACAAGGTTTTAGTTTTGGAGTTCCAGTTTATGAATTAAAAAAATTTTATGAAGAATAA
- a CDS encoding FEKKY domain-containing protein: MTAQYYKFLTVVILFTFYSVNAQTKTDSKKFFSKSEGLTCENGKVDAVTDFNKGIYYYIVRGYITPKDEKLTLFTDDYLTTKYGIRTVYTGCIVREFTTCYAEKMKILLQEKFGADIIEKATKEAEKAYRIK; this comes from the coding sequence ATGACAGCTCAATATTATAAATTTTTAACAGTTGTAATTCTTTTTACATTTTATAGTGTTAATGCTCAAACAAAAACGGATTCTAAAAAATTCTTTAGTAAATCAGAGGGTTTAACCTGTGAAAATGGTAAAGTAGATGCTGTAACGGATTTTAACAAAGGTATTTATTACTATATTGTTAGGGGTTATATAACACCAAAGGATGAAAAATTAACCTTGTTTACAGATGACTATTTAACTACTAAATACGGGATTAGAACCGTTTATACAGGCTGTATAGTAAGAGAATTTACCACTTGTTACGCAGAAAAAATGAAAATATTACTTCAAGAAAAATTTGGTGCTGATATTATTGAAAAAGCTACTAAAGAAGCTGAAAAGGCGTATCGTATTAAATAA
- a CDS encoding helix-turn-helix transcriptional regulator: MQEKNNKLLVQLSVGDLQQLIKEAVKEELNKLTEVIKLKNPKESVQDSNLLTKKQTEELLKVSATTLYLWNRDNVLPNKKIGNRVYYLKTDVYNKLNTVA, from the coding sequence ATGCAAGAAAAAAACAATAAATTATTAGTTCAACTATCAGTTGGCGATTTACAACAATTAATTAAAGAAGCGGTAAAAGAAGAACTAAACAAGCTTACTGAAGTAATCAAACTAAAAAACCCTAAAGAATCGGTACAAGATTCAAATCTGCTTACAAAAAAGCAAACCGAAGAACTTCTAAAAGTTTCAGCAACAACTCTCTATTTATGGAATAGGGATAATGTACTCCCAAACAAAAAAATAGGTAATCGTGTTTATTACCTAAAAACAGATGTTTACAACAAACTAAACACTGTCGCATAA